A stretch of Alkalibaculum bacchi DNA encodes these proteins:
- a CDS encoding cold shock domain-containing protein, producing FITGEDGKDVFAHFSQINVDGFKTLEEGQNVTFDIVQGAKGPQAENITVVR from the coding sequence TTTATTACAGGAGAAGACGGAAAAGATGTATTTGCACACTTTTCTCAAATCAATGTTGATGGATTCAAAACTTTAGAAGAAGGACAAAATGTAACTTTTGATATAGTTCAAGGTGCTAAAGGTCCTCAAGCTGAGAATATTACGGTCGTTCGTTAA